The Xenopus tropicalis strain Nigerian chromosome 2, UCB_Xtro_10.0, whole genome shotgun sequence genome window below encodes:
- the rfc3 gene encoding replication factor C subunit 3 → MSLWVDKYRPSSLSKLDYHKEQAVQLRNLVQCGDFPHLLVFGPSGAGKKTRIMCLLRELYGAGVEKLRIEHQTITTPSKKKIEISTIASNYHLEVNPSDAGNSDRVVIQELLKTVAQSQQLETSTQRDFKVVLLTEVDKLTKDAQHALRRTMEKYMSTCRLILCCNSTSKVIAPIRSRCLAVRICAPSVDEICTVLFSVCKKEGLILPQELARKIAEKSGRNLRKALLMCEACRVQQYPFSADQDLPETDWEVYVKETANAIVSQQTPQRLLEVRGRLYELLTHCIPPEIIIKCLLSELLNNCDGQLKCDVAQMAAYYEHRLQLGSKAIYHLEAFVAKFMALYKRFMEDGLEAMMF, encoded by the exons ATGAGTTTGTGGGTTGATAAGTATCGGCCGAGTTCCCTCTCCAAACTCGATTACCACAAAGAACAAGCTGTGCAGCTCCGTAATCTG GTACAATGTGGAGACTTTCCTCATCTGCTTGTCTTTGGGCCGTCTGGAGCGGGAAAAAAGACAAGAATCATGTGCTTGTTGAGAGAATTATACGGCGCAGGAGTAGAGAAGCTTCGAATTGAGCATCAGACTATCACA ACCCCATctaaaaagaaaattgaaatTAGCACTATAGCAAGCAATTATCACCTGGAAGTGAATCCAAG tgaTGCTGGTAACAGTGATCGAGTTGTAATTCAAGAGCTGTTAAAGACAGTTGCGCAGTCTCAACAGCTTGAGACAAGTACTCAAAGAGATTTTAAAG ttgTCTTGCTTACTGAAGTTGATAAACTTACTAAAGATGCTCAACACGCCTTGCGAAGAACAATGGAGAAATATATGTCTACATGCAGACTCATTTTGTGTTGTAATTCTACATCCAAAGTAATTGCTCCCATTCGAAGTAGATGTTTGGCTGTGCGTATATGTGCTCCCAGTGTTGATGag ATTTGCACTGTTCTGTTCAGTGTCTGTAAGAAGGAAGGGCTGATTCTTCCTCAGGAACTTGCTcgcaaaattgctgaaaaatctgGTAGAAATCTCAGAAAAGCACTTCTAATGTGTGAGGCGTGTCGAGTACAACA GTACCCCTTTTCTGCAGACCAAGATTTGCCTGAAACAGATTGGGAGGTATATGTTAAAGAGACCGCAAATGCCATTGTAAGCCAACAGACACCGCAAAG GTTGCTTGAGGTTCGTGGGCGGCTTTATGAGCTTTTGACTCACTGTATCCCACCAGAAATCATAATCAAG TGCTTGTTATCAGAGTTGCTAAATAACTGCGATGGACAGCTGAAATGTGACGTGGCGCAGATGGCTGCCTACTACGAACATCGACTGCAACTCGGCAGCAAAGCCATCTATCACCTGGAAGCATTTGTAGCAAAGTTTATGGCCTTGTACAAGAGGTTCATGGAGGATGGGCTAGAAGCTATGATGTTCTAA